In the genome of Gloeotrichia echinulata CP02, one region contains:
- a CDS encoding glycoside hydrolase family 10 protein — MISQSWQGVSKFIFPLLFVISFIMVLVLGNFTGAIAQLPRTEIRGVWMTSNDTDILRERSKVQEAVTQLRRLNLNTIYPVVWNSGYVMYPSAVAQRTGIQPFVLRGEDGHDILADIINQAHRQGLLVIPWFEFGFMAPPTSELALNYPNWFTKKRDGSETSISAAGEVAWLNPFHPQVQQFITSLVTEIVTQYDVDGIQFDDHMSLPREFGYDKYTVALYTQETKKSPPANPDAPEWVSWRANKITDFMFQLNQVVKARKPQAIFSVAPNYYDFAYKMQLQDWLSWVRLNIVDELIVQVYRPNIQSFIDKISRPEMQEVQQIIPTGVGIMAGLRNSPVPMRQIQSQVRAAQQRGLGVAFFYYESLWDYAPEPLSERLAGFQTLFPAPALRARVE; from the coding sequence ATGATTTCTCAAAGTTGGCAGGGGGTAAGTAAGTTTATTTTCCCATTGCTGTTTGTGATATCATTCATCATGGTATTGGTTTTAGGTAATTTCACAGGAGCGATCGCCCAGTTACCCCGGACAGAAATTCGCGGGGTTTGGATGACCAGTAATGATACAGACATCCTCAGAGAACGCAGCAAAGTCCAGGAAGCAGTCACCCAACTGCGACGTTTGAATCTGAATACAATATACCCCGTGGTATGGAATTCTGGTTATGTCATGTATCCCAGCGCCGTAGCACAACGTACAGGTATTCAACCCTTTGTCTTGCGCGGTGAAGATGGCCATGATATACTTGCGGACATAATTAATCAAGCCCATCGTCAGGGACTACTCGTAATTCCCTGGTTTGAGTTTGGTTTCATGGCTCCCCCAACATCAGAACTAGCTTTAAATTACCCGAATTGGTTTACCAAAAAGCGGGATGGTAGCGAAACTTCCATCAGCGCCGCCGGTGAGGTTGCTTGGCTCAATCCGTTTCATCCACAAGTACAGCAATTTATCACCAGTCTCGTGACAGAAATCGTCACTCAATATGATGTTGATGGCATTCAGTTTGACGATCACATGAGTTTGCCCCGTGAATTTGGCTACGATAAATATACAGTTGCCTTGTACACCCAAGAAACCAAAAAAAGTCCCCCAGCCAATCCTGATGCTCCGGAATGGGTGAGCTGGCGAGCTAATAAAATAACGGATTTTATGTTCCAACTCAACCAAGTTGTCAAGGCGAGAAAACCCCAGGCGATTTTCTCCGTTGCACCCAACTACTATGACTTTGCGTATAAGATGCAACTGCAAGACTGGCTTTCCTGGGTACGGCTAAATATTGTGGATGAGCTAATAGTGCAAGTTTATCGACCTAATATCCAAAGTTTCATCGATAAAATTTCCCGTCCAGAAATGCAAGAAGTGCAACAAATCATACCAACTGGAGTGGGGATTATGGCAGGTTTGCGAAATAGCCCAGTTCCCATGCGACAAATTCAATCCCAGGTACGAGCTGCTCAACAACGGGGTTTAGGTGTAGCCTTTTTCTACTACGAAAGCCTTTGGGACTATGCACCAGAACCACTCAGCGAACGGCTAGCTGGATTTCAAACCCTCTTCCCCGCTCCCGCTCTGCGCGCTAGGGTGGAATAA
- a CDS encoding hemerythrin domain-containing protein, whose translation MVVTLDDTKRNAIAGKLANLKAIQQLIIENEQSFLKESSDSEISKRFQDILNDDQKNLGIIDTVIVQYGIQCGMTKPVTQLIEKVRGLMKGSELSLYEKVFQHELLKHQQVMSGLIIHKAGQKVGADVMAAIAPLNTINFENRAHQEQLKGILEILGVRELTGQDADQGIWARVQDAVASFSGVVGSAVSQNSDKQDMNIQDILRLDHNKVNILFTELQQSNDPQKIQEYFGQIYKDLTAHAEAEEEVVYPRVRAFYGEAKTQKLYDEQAQQKRLLQEIRGIHPAAAEFKNKVRQLADNFMDHVREEENTMFATIRNNLTSQQTEQIGTDFKAAKSRIQQRLGGEKTGANV comes from the coding sequence ATGGTAGTCACTTTAGATGATACTAAGCGTAATGCAATTGCTGGGAAATTAGCAAATCTAAAAGCAATTCAACAATTAATTATCGAAAACGAGCAATCATTTTTGAAAGAATCTAGTGATTCAGAAATATCCAAACGCTTTCAAGATATTCTCAATGATGACCAAAAAAATCTGGGAATTATAGATACTGTAATTGTTCAGTATGGCATCCAGTGCGGGATGACAAAACCTGTTACACAATTGATAGAAAAGGTTCGGGGACTGATGAAAGGCTCGGAATTAAGCCTTTATGAAAAGGTATTTCAGCATGAATTGCTGAAACATCAACAGGTGATGAGTGGGTTAATAATTCACAAGGCTGGTCAAAAAGTTGGTGCAGATGTAATGGCGGCGATCGCACCTTTAAATACCATTAACTTTGAAAACCGCGCTCACCAAGAGCAACTCAAAGGAATTTTGGAAATTTTGGGTGTGCGCGAACTCACCGGACAAGATGCAGATCAAGGGATTTGGGCACGAGTCCAAGATGCTGTGGCTTCATTTAGCGGCGTTGTAGGTAGTGCTGTTAGCCAAAACTCTGACAAACAGGATATGAATATCCAAGATATTCTCCGCCTAGATCATAATAAGGTGAATATCCTATTTACCGAACTACAGCAAAGCAATGATCCGCAAAAGATTCAAGAATATTTCGGTCAAATTTACAAGGATCTAACCGCCCACGCTGAAGCTGAAGAGGAAGTTGTGTACCCAAGAGTACGTGCTTTCTATGGTGAAGCTAAAACCCAAAAATTGTATGACGAACAAGCTCAACAGAAACGGCTACTACAGGAGATTAGAGGTATTCATCCCGCTGCGGCTGAATTCAAGAATAAAGTCAGACAATTGGCTGACAATTTTATGGATCATGTTCGTGAAGAAGAAAACACAATGTTTGCGACAATTCGTAATAATTTGACTAGTCAGCAAACTGAGCAAATAGGTACAGACTTCAAAGCCGCTAAGAGCAGAATTCAACAGAGATTAGGTGGTGAAAAAACTGGAGCCAATGTTTAA
- a CDS encoding cytochrome c biogenesis protein, with translation MTSENSAAEELSWWSVPGRFLRREFLPILTDLRLAIALLLLIALFSISGTVIEQGQSPGFYQSNYPEHPALFGFLTWKVIQVIGLDHVYRTWWFLALLILFGTSLTACTFTRQLPALKTAQRWKYYDEPRQFQKLALSAELDTASLSSLTQILQKQRYKIFQEKDDILYARKGIIGRIGPIIVHVGIVTILLGGIWGAMTGFLAQEMVASGDTFQVKNIIDAGPLAAAQIPKDWSVRVNRFWIDYTPTGGIDQFYSDMSVLNNQGIEVDHKKIFVNEPLRYHGVTFYQTDWGLSAVRVQFNNSPVFEIPMAQLNTNGQGRIWGTWIPTKPDLSEGVSLLAKDLQGMLLIYDATGKLINTVRSGMSTQVNGVTLKILDVIGSTGLQIKADPGIPIVYTGFALLMLGVVMSYFSHSQIWALQKGDRLYIGGKTNRAQVAFEREVLDILAGLT, from the coding sequence ATGACTTCAGAAAATTCAGCCGCCGAAGAGTTAAGTTGGTGGTCAGTACCTGGGCGGTTCTTGCGGCGAGAATTTTTGCCTATACTGACAGATTTACGATTAGCGATCGCACTTTTGCTGTTGATTGCACTTTTTAGCATCAGCGGTACTGTAATTGAGCAAGGTCAGTCACCTGGTTTTTATCAGTCTAACTACCCAGAACACCCAGCCTTATTTGGTTTCTTAACTTGGAAAGTCATTCAAGTCATTGGTTTAGACCATGTATATCGTACTTGGTGGTTTCTAGCATTACTAATTTTGTTTGGAACTAGCCTGACTGCTTGTACTTTTACTCGCCAATTGCCAGCCTTGAAAACCGCCCAACGGTGGAAATATTACGATGAACCTCGGCAATTTCAAAAATTAGCTTTGAGTGCAGAATTAGATACTGCTTCCCTCAGTTCTCTGACTCAAATCTTGCAAAAACAGCGCTATAAAATCTTTCAAGAAAAAGACGATATCCTCTATGCCCGCAAGGGAATAATCGGACGCATTGGACCGATTATAGTTCATGTGGGTATCGTCACCATTCTACTGGGCGGAATTTGGGGGGCAATGACTGGGTTTCTTGCCCAAGAAATGGTAGCCAGTGGTGATACATTTCAAGTCAAAAATATTATCGATGCTGGCCCTTTGGCTGCAGCCCAAATTCCCAAAGATTGGTCTGTGCGCGTCAATCGTTTTTGGATTGACTACACTCCCACTGGTGGAATTGACCAGTTTTACTCGGATATGTCGGTCTTAAATAATCAAGGAATTGAGGTAGACCACAAAAAGATATTTGTCAATGAGCCGCTGCGCTATCATGGCGTTACTTTCTATCAAACTGATTGGGGACTCTCTGCTGTTCGCGTCCAATTCAACAACAGCCCTGTTTTCGAGATCCCAATGGCGCAATTAAACACCAATGGTCAAGGGCGGATTTGGGGTACATGGATTCCGACAAAACCAGACTTAAGTGAGGGTGTATCCCTACTAGCCAAAGACTTGCAAGGCATGTTGTTAATTTATGATGCTACTGGAAAGCTGATTAATACTGTGCGGTCGGGAATGTCTACCCAAGTCAACGGCGTCACCCTGAAAATTTTGGATGTTATTGGTAGTACTGGCTTACAAATTAAAGCCGACCCTGGGATACCAATTGTGTATACAGGATTTGCTTTACTCATGCTAGGTGTGGTCATGAGTTACTTTTCGCACTCACAAATTTGGGCATTGCAAAAAGGCGATCGCTTGTATATTGGCGGTAAAACCAATCGCGCTCAAGTTGCTTTTGAACGGGAGGTTTTGGATATTTTGGCAGGATTGACTTGA
- a CDS encoding DUF4114 domain-containing protein: MNKKAVAQLMTAATLSVTFSTIASVNYAVASAAQVTPIQVTIKQASDAAKKAKEATVAVTNAEKALTQTIKVTDKAKQNAKNLVSQAEQNLSQANKNLTQAKISAENAAKAQADAKKALVLADAQDLVNAPLAVANANKLLAAANSALTNANQRLAAANSALTTANSNLDTATTKLSVAENAKNQAIAQAQLMVENADQKVQDATSARDQAQLNAETAANQSLDAQQAVKKAADWSTLERLPIKDKFKALTPLKLTPDIQKLLSKEGVAISGDQVNAQKLDFTQLFLKRKHNVRVSFINEGANYKNQLAYEAFKTNYYSKGMIFENISCNSTKNKCLHGEKDGVLDIGDFVDLGTFEAGTQLNFLLKADGDTTPSRNGDIYGSDPSLNPDGLQHIMAWNVGDYLIMGFEDLRGGGDKDYNDIIFAVDLGKNNYKSTLISEPSATFAILGVGAVGMLKLRRRRQNQKVEQSPKQPTA; encoded by the coding sequence ATGAATAAGAAAGCTGTTGCTCAATTGATGACTGCGGCTACTTTGAGCGTGACTTTTTCCACAATTGCTTCAGTCAATTACGCAGTTGCAAGTGCTGCACAAGTAACCCCGATTCAAGTAACTATCAAACAGGCCTCAGACGCTGCAAAAAAGGCTAAAGAGGCTACAGTTGCAGTTACGAACGCAGAAAAAGCCCTGACTCAGACTATAAAAGTTACAGACAAAGCTAAACAAAATGCTAAAAACCTTGTCTCTCAGGCTGAACAAAACTTGAGTCAAGCAAACAAAAATTTGACTCAAGCTAAAATATCAGCCGAAAATGCTGCTAAAGCTCAAGCAGATGCTAAAAAAGCGTTAGTGCTAGCAGATGCTCAAGATCTAGTTAACGCACCACTAGCTGTTGCGAATGCTAATAAATTACTAGCTGCTGCTAATAGCGCACTGACTAACGCTAATCAGAGACTAGCTGCTGCTAATAGCGCACTGACTACTGCTAACAGCAACCTGGATACAGCTACTACCAAACTTAGCGTGGCTGAAAACGCTAAAAATCAAGCTATCGCTCAAGCCCAATTAATGGTTGAAAATGCTGACCAGAAAGTCCAAGATGCTACAAGCGCTAGAGATCAAGCCCAATTAAACGCTGAAACCGCTGCTAACCAATCCCTGGACGCACAACAAGCTGTTAAAAAAGCTGCTGATTGGAGTACATTAGAAAGACTCCCTATCAAAGATAAATTCAAGGCTCTTACTCCCCTCAAGTTAACTCCCGATATTCAAAAATTGCTATCAAAAGAAGGTGTAGCAATTTCTGGAGATCAGGTGAACGCACAGAAGCTAGACTTTACCCAACTATTTCTCAAACGAAAACACAATGTTCGTGTTTCTTTCATCAACGAAGGAGCGAACTATAAAAACCAATTAGCTTACGAAGCATTCAAGACAAATTACTACAGCAAAGGAATGATTTTTGAAAATATCTCATGTAACAGCACAAAAAATAAATGTCTACATGGTGAGAAAGATGGTGTTTTGGATATCGGTGATTTTGTAGACTTGGGTACTTTTGAAGCTGGTACACAACTCAATTTCTTACTCAAAGCCGACGGAGATACTACACCATCCAGAAATGGTGATATTTACGGTTCAGATCCATCTCTGAACCCAGATGGGTTACAACACATCATGGCGTGGAACGTTGGAGATTACTTGATAATGGGCTTTGAGGACTTGCGGGGTGGTGGTGACAAAGATTACAACGATATTATTTTCGCTGTAGATTTGGGTAAAAATAATTACAAATCGACCTTGATATCTGAACCTTCTGCTACATTTGCCATCCTGGGTGTAGGCGCAGTTGGTATGCTAAAACTGCGTCGTCGTCGCCAAAATCAAAAGGTTGAGCAATCCCCCAAACAGCCGACAGCTTAA
- the queF gene encoding preQ(1) synthase — translation MTNHNLPETASELTEQMKYGEREIAEGKLITFPNPRVGRRYDINITLPEFTCKCPFSGYPDFATIYITYIPDERVVELKALKLYINSYRDRYISHEESANQILDDFVAACDPLEVTVKADFTPRGNVHTVVEVRHQKS, via the coding sequence ATGACAAATCACAATTTACCTGAAACAGCATCCGAGTTAACTGAACAAATGAAGTATGGCGAACGTGAAATTGCGGAAGGAAAATTAATTACATTTCCCAATCCGCGTGTGGGTAGGCGATATGATATTAATATTACTTTGCCGGAATTTACCTGTAAATGCCCGTTTTCTGGCTATCCGGATTTTGCGACAATTTACATTACCTACATACCTGATGAGCGAGTGGTGGAATTGAAAGCCCTGAAGCTTTATATTAATAGTTACCGCGATCGCTATATTTCCCACGAAGAATCTGCTAATCAAATTTTAGATGATTTTGTGGCAGCTTGTGATCCTTTAGAAGTGACAGTGAAAGCAGATTTTACTCCCCGTGGTAATGTTCATACGGTGGTTGAAGTGCGGCACCAAAAGTCATAA
- a CDS encoding YciI family protein: MNPESLHKAYVQELIAKGHKARTGYWSQRGGGMMLFEAESLDQARAIVALDPLVQNDCVNYNVYLIRREGSRHNL, encoded by the coding sequence TTGAATCCAGAATCCCTGCATAAAGCCTACGTTCAAGAGTTGATTGCCAAAGGACACAAAGCCAGAACAGGCTATTGGTCGCAACGAGGAGGAGGCATGATGCTGTTTGAAGCAGAATCACTGGATCAAGCCCGCGCCATTGTGGCTCTTGATCCATTGGTACAGAACGACTGCGTGAACTACAACGTTTACCTTATTCGGAGAGAAGGCTCCCGCCATAATCTGTGA
- a CDS encoding DUF167 domain-containing protein, whose product MQKKVKVKPNSKQQKIAEQSDGSLIVHLKSPPVDGKANEELIKLLAENFDVPKSDIRIKSGLSSRQKLVEIDI is encoded by the coding sequence ATGCAAAAAAAAGTTAAAGTTAAACCTAATTCCAAACAGCAAAAAATTGCCGAACAATCAGATGGTAGCCTGATTGTACATTTAAAATCTCCGCCAGTAGATGGCAAAGCTAATGAAGAGTTAATTAAACTACTAGCAGAAAATTTTGATGTGCCAAAATCTGATATCAGAATTAAGTCTGGTTTATCCTCCAGGCAAAAGCTAGTAGAAATTGATATCTAG
- a CDS encoding carotenoid oxygenase family protein, whose product MHTINKKSTKKAWASAIAQPATEFPPTQLPILSGKIPQGLRGTLYRNGPARLERGGKRVGHWFDGDGAILAVHFTDAGATGVYRYVQTAGYQEEAAAGKLLYGNYGMTAPGPIWNQWLKPTKNAANTSVLALPDKLLALWEAGKPHALDLQTLETWGEDDLGGLTQGLSYSAHYKYDLQTGEIFNFGISPGKNATLNVYKSDSTGKIIQKAAHPLNGVPLVHDFVLAGQYLVFFVPPVRLNVIPILLRISSYSDCLEWQPQLGTEIFIIDRETLSLVSRSETEPWYQWHFANGYVDASGGVIVDIARYEDFQTNQFFKEVATGETHTAAKSTFSRVNLNPQTGKVTAIVELSDQHCELPIVPQQYVGQASPYTYMCGLRRETDIGQKIVNAIARFDHKTDTLTTVDLGENRYPSEPIPVQGWVITVVYDGNSDHSEVWIFESDRLNDEPICKLGLPSVIPHSFHGTWKPA is encoded by the coding sequence ATGCATACCATTAATAAAAAGTCAACAAAAAAAGCCTGGGCAAGTGCCATCGCTCAACCAGCAACGGAATTTCCGCCCACCCAACTACCAATTCTCTCTGGCAAAATCCCCCAAGGCTTGCGTGGTACACTATACCGCAATGGGCCAGCACGGTTAGAACGGGGTGGTAAGCGTGTGGGACATTGGTTTGATGGCGATGGAGCGATTTTGGCAGTGCATTTTACAGATGCGGGTGCGACGGGAGTGTATCGCTATGTGCAAACCGCGGGCTACCAAGAAGAAGCCGCAGCGGGTAAACTACTTTACGGTAACTATGGCATGACTGCACCGGGGCCAATTTGGAATCAATGGCTCAAACCCACGAAAAATGCAGCGAATACCTCAGTGTTGGCATTACCAGATAAACTCTTAGCACTGTGGGAAGCTGGTAAACCCCACGCCTTGGATTTGCAAACCTTAGAAACTTGGGGTGAAGATGATTTAGGGGGATTAACTCAAGGTTTAAGTTATTCTGCCCATTACAAATATGACTTGCAGACAGGGGAGATTTTTAATTTTGGCATCAGCCCTGGAAAAAATGCGACCCTGAATGTTTACAAAAGTGACTCCACAGGCAAAATTATTCAGAAAGCAGCACACCCATTAAATGGAGTACCACTAGTACATGATTTTGTCTTAGCAGGACAGTATCTGGTATTTTTTGTGCCCCCAGTGCGGCTAAATGTCATTCCCATTCTCCTACGGATTAGCAGCTATAGTGATTGTTTAGAATGGCAACCCCAATTAGGAACTGAGATTTTTATTATTGACCGCGAGACGTTATCTTTGGTAAGTCGTTCAGAAACTGAACCTTGGTATCAGTGGCATTTTGCTAACGGTTATGTAGATGCTAGCGGTGGAGTAATTGTGGATATTGCTCGTTACGAAGACTTCCAAACTAACCAATTTTTTAAAGAAGTAGCTACAGGTGAAACTCACACCGCTGCTAAAAGTACATTTTCGCGAGTAAATCTCAATCCCCAAACTGGCAAAGTGACAGCAATTGTGGAACTATCAGACCAACATTGTGAATTGCCAATTGTACCACAGCAATATGTCGGTCAAGCCTCGCCGTACACATATATGTGTGGATTACGTCGAGAAACAGATATTGGTCAAAAAATAGTAAATGCGATCGCTCGTTTCGACCACAAAACCGACACCCTCACCACAGTAGACTTAGGCGAAAATCGCTATCCTTCAGAACCCATCCCCGTTCAAGGTTGGGTAATCACAGTTGTGTACGATGGTAATTCTGATCATAGTGAAGTTTGGATATTTGAGAGCGATCGCCTCAACGACGAACCCATTTGCAAACTCGGATTACCCAGCGTCATTCCCCACAGCTTCCACGGCACCTGGAAACCAGCTTAA
- a CDS encoding DUF2809 domain-containing protein: MRQNRNQTIFIILSMLIVVAMGFLFKYYPGPVHEWFNNYGSSLFYEIFWCLFAFWFFRSRLAVKQIPLWVFVITCILEFLQLWHPPLLEAARVTLIGKLLLGTTFAWGDFPHYLFGCILGWLWLRQLQVIGNAKKS; encoded by the coding sequence ATGCGCCAAAACCGTAATCAAACAATATTCATTATCCTGTCTATGCTCATCGTAGTAGCGATGGGCTTTTTATTTAAGTACTACCCTGGTCCTGTCCATGAGTGGTTTAATAACTACGGTTCGTCCCTATTTTACGAAATATTTTGGTGTCTGTTTGCATTTTGGTTTTTTCGGAGTCGGTTAGCAGTTAAGCAGATTCCTTTATGGGTTTTTGTCATCACCTGTATATTGGAATTTTTGCAGCTTTGGCACCCGCCACTATTAGAAGCTGCTCGCGTTACATTAATAGGTAAGTTATTATTGGGTACAACCTTTGCTTGGGGGGATTTTCCACATTATTTGTTTGGTTGTATATTAGGTTGGTTGTGGCTGCGACAATTACAGGTAATAGGTAATGCAAAAAAAAGTTAA
- a CDS encoding Uma2 family endonuclease, giving the protein MTITTTRRFTLEEYHRLTEIGLFHEDERVELIRGEVMQMAAKGTAHTTCCRNLLRELAKLVGSQAELQCQDPITLPSGSEPEPDFVIAGATDDHYLFAHPSPKDILLVIEIADSSLNYDQEVKIPLYAEAGISDYWIFNLVAQHLECYSEPYQELTLNFAYRLKRIFLPNQSVILPYFADLSLDLSRIFPRITV; this is encoded by the coding sequence ATGACTATTACAACTACCAGACGCTTTACTCTTGAAGAATATCATCGTTTAACTGAAATCGGATTGTTTCATGAAGATGAGCGAGTAGAATTGATTCGTGGGGAAGTGATGCAGATGGCAGCTAAAGGAACAGCACACACAACTTGTTGTAGAAATTTACTCAGAGAACTGGCAAAATTAGTAGGAAGTCAGGCAGAATTACAATGCCAAGATCCCATTACTTTGCCTTCTGGTAGCGAACCAGAACCGGATTTTGTGATTGCTGGTGCTACAGATGATCATTATTTATTTGCTCATCCCAGCCCAAAGGATATTTTACTAGTAATTGAAATTGCTGATTCTTCTTTGAATTATGACCAAGAGGTGAAAATTCCCCTTTATGCAGAAGCCGGAATTTCCGATTACTGGATATTTAATTTAGTTGCTCAACATTTAGAATGCTATAGCGAACCTTATCAAGAATTAACTCTTAATTTCGCTTATCGTCTCAAGCGAATTTTCTTGCCTAATCAGTCAGTTATTCTCCCTTATTTTGCCGATTTATCTCTAGATTTATCTCGGATTTTTCCACGAATTACTGTTTGA
- a CDS encoding LL-diaminopimelate aminotransferase — MATINDNYLKLKAGYLFPEIGRRVNAFAQANPDAKIIRLGIGDVTEPLPLACRTAMIKAVEEMGDRSTFKGYGPEQGYAWLREKIAVQDFQARGADIDAEEIFISDGSKCDTGNILEIFGHDNTIAVTDPVYPVYVDTNVMAGNTGNPNDKGEFEGLVYLPVTAQNNFTAEIPSQKVDLIYLCFPNNPTGATATKEHLQAWVDYARANGSIIFFDAAYEAYITDPNIPHSIYEIEGAKEVAIEFRSFSKNAGFTGTRCALTVVPKTLTAKAADGTDIQLWKLWNRRQSTKFNGVSYIVQRGAEAVYSQEGQAQIKALVSFYLENAKIIREELTAAGLAVYGGVNAPYVWVKTLNDLSSWEFFDKLLETVNVVGTPGSGFGAAGEGYFRISAFNSRENVEAAMKRITEKFKV; from the coding sequence ATGGCAACGATTAACGATAATTACCTGAAACTGAAAGCTGGTTACTTGTTTCCCGAAATTGGGCGACGGGTGAATGCCTTTGCCCAAGCCAATCCTGATGCTAAAATCATTCGGTTGGGTATTGGCGATGTCACCGAGCCTCTGCCCTTAGCTTGCCGCACAGCTATGATTAAAGCTGTGGAAGAAATGGGCGATCGCAGTACTTTTAAAGGCTACGGTCCAGAACAAGGCTACGCTTGGTTACGGGAAAAAATTGCGGTTCAAGATTTCCAAGCACGGGGGGCTGACATCGATGCTGAGGAAATATTCATTTCTGATGGTTCCAAATGCGACACTGGTAACATTCTGGAAATCTTTGGACATGACAACACTATTGCTGTCACAGACCCCGTGTATCCTGTCTATGTAGACACCAACGTTATGGCGGGAAATACTGGAAATCCCAACGATAAAGGCGAGTTTGAAGGCTTAGTTTATCTACCAGTGACAGCCCAAAACAACTTTACCGCAGAGATTCCCTCACAGAAAGTGGATTTAATTTATCTCTGCTTTCCCAATAACCCCACCGGTGCCACCGCGACTAAGGAACATCTTCAGGCGTGGGTAGACTATGCTAGAGCTAATGGCTCAATCATCTTCTTTGATGCTGCCTACGAAGCCTACATCACCGATCCCAATATTCCCCACTCTATTTATGAAATTGAAGGTGCAAAGGAAGTAGCGATTGAGTTTCGTTCCTTCTCCAAGAATGCAGGCTTTACAGGAACCCGTTGCGCCTTAACCGTCGTCCCCAAGACCCTGACAGCCAAAGCAGCCGATGGTACTGATATCCAACTGTGGAAGCTGTGGAATCGCCGCCAGTCTACCAAGTTTAACGGTGTTTCCTACATCGTGCAACGGGGTGCCGAGGCGGTTTATTCCCAAGAAGGACAAGCGCAAATCAAGGCGTTAGTTAGCTTCTATCTAGAAAATGCCAAAATCATTCGCGAAGAGCTAACAGCAGCCGGCTTGGCTGTGTATGGCGGTGTAAATGCACCTTACGTCTGGGTGAAAACACTTAATGATTTGTCTAGTTGGGAATTTTTCGATAAACTGCTGGAAACCGTCAATGTGGTGGGAACCCCCGGTTCTGGTTTTGGTGCTGCTGGTGAAGGTTACTTCCGCATTTCCGCTTTTAATAGTCGCGAAAATGTGGAAGCAGCAATGAAGCGAATTACCGAGAAGTTTAAGGTTTAG
- a CDS encoding phasin family protein codes for MPGFGDIVQKAFYLGVGLASYAGEKAGGKLAELRSQVQKLADEMVAKGEMTTEEARRFVEDMMKQAQQPPASDPATNKTPPTEPRRIEILQEDEEATVKEPSPDNVDGLREQVLKLQEELKKLQRDP; via the coding sequence ATGCCTGGTTTTGGAGATATTGTTCAAAAAGCTTTTTACCTCGGTGTTGGGTTGGCTTCTTATGCGGGTGAGAAAGCAGGGGGGAAATTAGCCGAACTGCGATCGCAAGTCCAAAAACTGGCAGATGAAATGGTGGCGAAGGGCGAAATGACCACAGAAGAAGCCCGCCGCTTCGTTGAAGATATGATGAAGCAAGCTCAACAACCACCAGCATCTGACCCAGCCACAAACAAAACACCCCCTACAGAACCTCGCCGCATCGAAATTTTACAAGAAGATGAAGAGGCGACTGTAAAAGAGCCATCGCCCGATAATGTAGATGGATTGCGCGAACAAGTACTAAAACTGCAAGAAGAGTTAAAAAAACTGCAACGCGATCCATAA